From Alloacidobacterium dinghuense:
TATGGCGCGACTTTGGTGACGCTGGGAGTCATCCCTGAGGCCGACACGACAGGGCCTACAACCGGTGGCAACATGGTGAAGGAATTTTCCTCCTCGCCGCAGGCGGTACTCGCCACCGCATTGCGCAACGATGAAATCAACCATGTTCGGTTCCTGCGCACAGCCCTCGGCTCTTCGGCAGCCAAAAAACCTGCAATTGACCTCAATGCTCTTGGATACGGTTTTTCCAGCGTCAATAGCTGGCTGAAATTGGCGAGACAATTTGAAGATGTAGGAGTAAGTGCCTACCTGGGCGCTGCTCCACTCATCAGCAACCGCACTTATCTCTCGGCGGCCGCAGCGATCCTGGGGGTTGAAGCGCAACATTCCGGTTCACTTCGACTCGCCTGTATCCAGAACGCAGTCAGCAGTCCAGCTGTGGATTCGCTTGACATCCCCCCAACGCCGAAGGCTCCTTACGACGATAACGCAAAGGGATTGAGCATTCCGCGCACAGTGTCGCAGGTACTGAACATCGTTTACCACGGCGGCCGCTGCTCGGGTGGTTTTTACCCGAATGGCATGAATGGTTCGATTGTTTGTCAATCTTAAAGAATTGTCCCGGCTGGCAAGCAGCCTGATCTTGCTGCCAGCCAGGGACGAATCCAAAGCATCCTACCTGGAAAAATTGATCAGCTTTTCACCCGAAATGTCCTGAGCATCTGCTCGTATACGGGACGCAGCGTCTCGAAATCCTTCTGCGGCGCAACGAACACCATGTAGCTCAATGACCCATCATCGCGCGC
This genomic window contains:
- a CDS encoding ferritin-like domain-containing protein, translated to MRMDTVARFTANRRSFLKGAGIAGIGLATTAVIDSKFGSAEQTVSAAAYSDADILNFALNLEYLEAEFYAVATYGATLVTLGVIPEADTTGPTTGGNMVKEFSSSPQAVLATALRNDEINHVRFLRTALGSSAAKKPAIDLNALGYGFSSVNSWLKLARQFEDVGVSAYLGAAPLISNRTYLSAAAAILGVEAQHSGSLRLACIQNAVSSPAVDSLDIPPTPKAPYDDNAKGLSIPRTVSQVLNIVYHGGRCSGGFYPNGMNGSIVCQS